The following proteins come from a genomic window of Sphaerisporangium rubeum:
- a CDS encoding glutathione peroxidase — protein sequence MSLRDLPVRTLADKSTTLGELAGDAAILVVNVASRCGLTPQYAGLVRLQDRFGDRGFTVVGVPCNQFAGQEPGSADEIQDFCVTTYGVDFPLLEKADVNGEARHPLYATLTETPDATGAAGDIQWNFEKFLLDREGNVVGRFRPQTEPEDPTVVDAIEKTLA from the coding sequence ATGAGCCTTCGTGACCTTCCGGTACGCACACTGGCCGACAAGTCCACCACCCTCGGAGAGCTCGCGGGTGACGCCGCGATCCTGGTGGTCAACGTGGCGTCGCGATGCGGCCTCACCCCTCAGTACGCCGGCCTCGTCCGCCTCCAGGACCGTTTCGGCGACCGCGGCTTCACCGTCGTCGGCGTGCCGTGCAACCAGTTCGCCGGCCAGGAGCCAGGCTCGGCCGACGAGATCCAGGACTTCTGCGTCACGACGTACGGCGTGGACTTCCCCCTGCTGGAAAAGGCCGACGTCAACGGCGAGGCCCGTCACCCGCTGTACGCGACGCTCACCGAGACCCCCGACGCGACCGGCGCCGCCGGCGACATCCAGTGGAACTTCGAGAAGTTCCTCCTCGACCGCGAGGGCAACGTCGTCGGCCGATTCCGGCCGCAGACCGAACCCGAGGACCCCACGGTGGTCGACGCCATCGAGAAGACACTGGCCTGA
- a CDS encoding PH domain-containing protein: MSQQIPYDRPEQLQQIQSGLTQGEQIIAVYDAVGVGTGFLGLTDRRVIIQDKSFVGKKIAITSIPYSKITSVSVVSNKSIAGSFFSSGAIAVNVGTHVYEVEFRGDQKARHVHDVILHFIARP, translated from the coding sequence TTGAGCCAGCAGATCCCTTACGACCGGCCCGAGCAGCTTCAGCAGATCCAAAGCGGTCTGACACAGGGTGAGCAGATCATCGCCGTCTACGACGCCGTCGGCGTCGGCACGGGCTTCCTCGGCCTCACCGACCGCCGAGTGATCATCCAGGACAAGTCGTTCGTCGGCAAGAAGATCGCCATCACCAGCATCCCGTACTCGAAGATCACCAGTGTGAGCGTGGTGAGCAACAAGTCCATCGCCGGGTCCTTCTTCTCCTCGGGAGCCATCGCCGTCAACGTCGGCACCCACGTGTACGAGGTCGAGTTCCGCGGCGACCAGAAGGCCCGCCACGTCCACGACGTGATCCTCCACTTCATCGCCAGACCCTGA